A portion of the Avibacterium sp. 20-132 genome contains these proteins:
- a CDS encoding co-chaperone YbbN encodes MTNYSIDVNQQNLTEILQQTQQTPLALLFYAPSHTDSVAFVSVLERYAEKYQGQFLLGKIDCEAEQMVAAQFGIQALPTTYLFKDGQALDAFQGALDENTLEQHLNLILPKEEEIKFNQALDLLANQDYEQAIPLLKEAWELSDHKNSDIALLYAETYIAMKRLEPAQEILNRIPLQDRDSRWQGLQAQIELLIKAADTPEIQQLQAEYANNKSPEIALKLALQLHQAHRNEEALDLLFSLLKQDLGALNGEIKQEFLSILAAMGNNDPMTNKYRRLLYSLLY; translated from the coding sequence ATGACGAATTATAGTATTGATGTCAATCAGCAAAATCTCACCGAGATCTTACAGCAAACACAACAAACCCCACTCGCCTTACTTTTTTATGCCCCAAGCCATACAGATTCGGTTGCCTTTGTCAGTGTGCTTGAACGTTATGCGGAAAAATACCAAGGACAATTTTTATTAGGCAAAATTGATTGCGAAGCCGAACAAATGGTGGCAGCGCAATTTGGTATTCAAGCACTTCCTACCACTTATCTCTTTAAAGATGGACAAGCGCTTGATGCCTTTCAAGGTGCCTTAGATGAAAACACATTAGAACAGCACTTAAATCTTATTTTACCCAAAGAGGAAGAAATTAAATTCAACCAAGCATTAGATTTACTTGCTAATCAAGATTATGAACAGGCGATTCCACTACTCAAAGAGGCTTGGGAACTTTCCGATCATAAAAATAGCGATATTGCCTTACTTTATGCGGAAACCTATATTGCAATGAAACGACTTGAGCCAGCGCAGGAAATTTTAAATCGTATTCCGTTGCAAGATCGTGATAGCCGCTGGCAAGGATTACAAGCACAAATTGAATTATTAATTAAAGCGGCGGACACCCCTGAAATTCAACAATTACAAGCAGAATATGCGAACAATAAAAGCCCTGAGATTGCCTTAAAACTGGCATTACAGCTACACCAAGCCCATCGTAATGAAGAAGCGTTAGACTTATTATTCAGTCTATTAAAACAAGACTTAGGCGCACTCAATGGGGAAATCAAACAAGAATTTTTATCTATTTTAGCGGCGATGGGCAACAATGATCCAATGACCAATAAGTATCGCCGATTACTTTATTCGTTACTCTATTAA
- a CDS encoding ATP-dependent DNA helicase, which yields MDSQTVINAFAENGVLSQHIKGFRPRAEQLEMAQAVSEAISHKQALVVEAGTGTGKTFAYLVPALLAGKKTIISTGSKNLQDQLFNRDLPAIKKALRYTGKIALLKGRANYLCLERLDQLIAQGVLGDRTVLADLAKVRKWNNATKTGDLSECVEIAEDSPILPQLTSTTESCLGSDCPNYADCYVAVARKKALNADLVVVNHHLFFADMAVKESGFGELIPNAQAIIFDEAHQIADVASQYFGISLTSRQLFDLCKDANIVYRTELKDMKQLGVAAETLLKVVQDFRLLLGEGNRRGNWRELYAQHSMHSADKSAVQKCVELLQEKLAFLSDVVKLSLGRSQTLDSIFERIASIQLVLKRLQETHLVGYCYWYETMGRGFGLHITPLTVADKFGEQISKKEAAWVFTSATLEVGGNFQHFCQRLGIENAVQKILPSPFNYPEQALLCVPRFLPALNQSQTQTQLGQMLLPIIEKNQGRCFVLCTSYSMMRGLADFFREHSDLTVLLQGETAKSQLLAQFTTQSHAVLVATSSFWEGVDVRGDALSLVIIDKLPFTAPDEPLLKARMEDCRLQGKDPFNEIQIPEAVITLKQGVGRLIRDVTDRGAVIICDSRLVMRTYGETFLKSLPNATRTRDLNNVIQFLTEKK from the coding sequence ATGGATAGCCAAACTGTCATCAACGCGTTTGCTGAAAATGGAGTATTAAGTCAGCACATTAAAGGATTTCGCCCGCGTGCCGAACAATTAGAAATGGCGCAAGCCGTGTCGGAGGCGATTTCGCACAAGCAAGCGCTTGTGGTGGAAGCGGGGACTGGCACGGGGAAAACCTTTGCGTATTTAGTGCCTGCGTTACTTGCCGGCAAGAAAACCATTATTTCCACGGGTTCAAAAAATTTACAAGATCAATTATTTAATCGTGATCTTCCGGCTATAAAAAAAGCGTTGCGCTACACAGGGAAAATCGCGTTATTAAAAGGGCGAGCCAATTATCTTTGCCTTGAGCGTTTAGATCAGCTTATTGCACAAGGTGTGTTAGGGGATCGCACCGTATTAGCGGATCTTGCTAAAGTGCGAAAATGGAATAATGCCACCAAAACGGGGGATTTAAGCGAATGTGTGGAGATTGCGGAAGATAGCCCGATTTTGCCCCAGCTCACCAGTACTACCGAAAGTTGCCTAGGTTCAGATTGCCCTAATTATGCGGATTGCTATGTGGCAGTCGCTCGCAAAAAAGCATTAAATGCAGATTTAGTGGTGGTGAACCATCATTTGTTTTTTGCAGATATGGCGGTAAAAGAAAGTGGCTTCGGTGAGCTTATTCCCAATGCGCAAGCCATTATTTTTGATGAAGCCCACCAAATAGCTGATGTGGCGAGCCAATATTTCGGCATATCTCTCACTTCACGTCAATTATTTGATTTATGCAAAGATGCCAATATTGTTTATCGTACAGAATTAAAAGATATGAAACAGCTTGGCGTGGCGGCTGAGACTTTACTTAAAGTAGTGCAAGATTTTCGTCTATTATTGGGCGAAGGTAATCGGCGAGGAAATTGGCGAGAGTTATATGCACAACATTCAATGCATTCAGCAGATAAAAGTGCGGTGCAAAAATGCGTAGAATTATTGCAAGAGAAATTGGCCTTTTTATCCGACGTAGTGAAGCTTTCTCTCGGGCGTTCACAAACTCTAGATAGCATTTTTGAACGTATTGCCAGTATTCAGTTGGTGTTAAAACGCCTGCAAGAAACTCATTTAGTGGGCTATTGTTATTGGTATGAAACAATGGGGCGTGGCTTTGGCTTGCATATCACACCGCTCACTGTTGCTGATAAATTTGGTGAACAGATCAGTAAAAAAGAGGCGGCTTGGGTTTTCACCTCTGCCACCCTTGAAGTTGGGGGCAATTTTCAGCATTTTTGTCAGCGCTTGGGGATTGAAAATGCGGTGCAGAAAATTTTGCCTAGCCCCTTTAATTATCCTGAGCAAGCCTTATTATGCGTGCCACGGTTCCTGCCTGCATTGAACCAATCTCAGACACAAACGCAGTTAGGGCAAATGTTATTACCGATCATCGAAAAAAATCAGGGACGCTGTTTTGTCCTTTGCACCTCTTATTCTATGATGCGTGGACTGGCAGATTTTTTCCGCGAGCACAGTGATTTAACAGTTTTACTACAAGGGGAAACGGCAAAAAGTCAATTATTAGCACAGTTTACCACCCAATCTCACGCGGTGCTGGTAGCAACCTCAAGTTTTTGGGAAGGTGTAGATGTCCGTGGCGATGCCCTTTCTTTAGTGATTATTGATAAATTACCTTTTACCGCACCAGATGAGCCTTTACTTAAAGCACGAATGGAAGATTGTCGCTTACAGGGTAAAGATCCCTTTAATGAGATTCAAATTCCTGAGGCAGTCATCACCTTAAAACAAGGTGTTGGGCGGTTGATCCGTGATGTAACAGACCGAGGGGCGGTGATTATTTGTGATAGCCGTTTGGTGATGCGTACCTACGGCGAAACCTTTTTAAAAAGTTTACCAAACGCAACGCGAACCCGAGATTTAAACAACGTAATTCAATTTTTAACAGAGAAAAAATAA
- the tsaB gene encoding tRNA (adenosine(37)-N6)-threonylcarbamoyltransferase complex dimerization subunit type 1 TsaB → MTTLLALDTSTEACSVALWHKGEITHLDELAQRTHTKRILPMVDEILNQSGITLNQVDALVFGRGPGSFTGVRVGAGIAQGLALGADLPVIPISNLTTMAQQAYEQYGTTQVLCAIDARMNEVYFSQLNAEQVRLDSHQFLQWNEVVAEQVCSAQQVLALAQQGQGEWRKVGTGWRAYEALSQLDWATASDILLPSAKAMLPLALPYYWQKQWISAVEIEPVYLRNEVTWKKLPGRE, encoded by the coding sequence ATGACAACTTTACTCGCTTTAGATACCTCTACGGAGGCGTGTTCCGTCGCCTTATGGCACAAAGGAGAAATAACGCATTTAGATGAATTGGCACAACGCACCCATACAAAACGTATTTTGCCAATGGTTGATGAAATTTTAAACCAGTCTGGTATTACGCTCAATCAAGTGGATGCATTAGTTTTCGGGCGTGGGCCGGGCAGTTTTACCGGCGTGCGTGTCGGCGCAGGAATTGCACAAGGTTTAGCATTAGGGGCTGATTTGCCAGTGATTCCTATTTCTAATCTGACGACAATGGCTCAGCAAGCGTATGAACAATATGGCACGACGCAAGTCCTCTGTGCCATTGATGCAAGAATGAATGAGGTGTATTTCAGCCAACTGAATGCAGAACAAGTGCGCTTGGATTCTCATCAATTTTTACAATGGAATGAGGTGGTAGCCGAACAGGTGTGTTCAGCGCAACAGGTACTCGCCCTTGCACAACAGGGACAAGGCGAGTGGCGTAAAGTTGGCACAGGCTGGAGGGCTTATGAAGCACTTTCGCAGCTTGACTGGGCAACAGCGTCAGACATTCTTTTACCTTCCGCTAAAGCAATGCTACCGTTGGCATTGCCTTATTACTGGCAAAAACAATGGATAAGTGCGGTGGAAATTGAACCCGTTTATTTACGCAATGAAGTCACTTGGAAAAAGTTGCCGGGGCGTGAATAA
- the cydD gene encoding heme ABC transporter permease/ATP-binding protein CydD has product MDKARQRYLQKWLRAQQKPIKTLLSLNILLASLSSLILVAQTYLLATLLHQLIIEQIARENLIGYFIALVIGFALRAMILYWRERLGFKCGQKLRYFIRQQIFTKLHQVGPAMINQKPAGSWATIMLEQVENLHNFYARYLPQQALSVIVPLIILIAIFPLNWAAGLILLVTAPLVPIFMILVGIAAADSSQKNMQTLAKLSGQFLDRLRGLETLRLFNKTEEQTAHIEQATEDFRETTMDVLKMAFLSSAVLEFFTSISIALMAVYFGFSYLGELDFGSYGTPISLFIGFFCLILAPEFYQPLRDLGTYYHDRAAAIGAADAIVEFLEQPILNEVKTKQNDSLNEALINENIAIHAQDLVVLSPQGKPLTQALNFHLPAQSHTALVGQSGAGKTSLINALLGFLDYQGSLKINGIELNQINKTQWRNRIAWVGQNPLLLQGTIRENLLLGDIKASDEEIQHALAQAQASVFTDKLGLDAVIKEGGIGLSVGQAQRLAIARALLRHRRLLLLDEPTASLDAQSENLVLSALQKISPEQTTLMITHRIEDLKQCDHILVMQKGQIIQQGRFEQLQNEGFFAELLTQRKEDIN; this is encoded by the coding sequence ATGGATAAAGCTCGCCAACGATACTTACAAAAATGGCTACGCGCCCAACAAAAACCAATAAAAACCTTACTTAGCCTAAATATTTTATTGGCTAGCCTTTCATCTCTGATTTTAGTGGCTCAAACCTATTTACTTGCTACCCTATTGCATCAGCTAATTATAGAGCAAATCGCAAGAGAAAATCTGATCGGTTATTTTATCGCTTTAGTCATAGGCTTTGCCTTACGCGCAATGATTTTATATTGGCGAGAACGCTTGGGATTTAAGTGCGGTCAAAAATTACGTTATTTTATCCGCCAACAAATTTTCACCAAATTACATCAAGTTGGCCCTGCGATGATCAACCAAAAACCCGCAGGCAGTTGGGCAACTATTATGTTAGAACAGGTAGAAAACCTACATAATTTCTATGCTCGCTATTTACCACAACAAGCCCTTTCGGTGATCGTTCCATTGATTATTTTGATTGCTATTTTTCCACTCAATTGGGCGGCTGGATTGATTTTGCTTGTTACTGCCCCGCTTGTACCTATTTTTATGATCCTTGTTGGGATCGCCGCTGCAGATAGCAGCCAAAAAAATATGCAAACCTTAGCAAAATTAAGTGGGCAATTTTTGGATCGTCTGCGTGGGCTTGAAACCTTACGCCTATTTAATAAAACGGAAGAACAAACCGCCCATATTGAGCAAGCGACGGAAGATTTCCGCGAAACCACTATGGACGTGTTGAAAATGGCATTTTTATCTTCTGCGGTGTTGGAATTTTTTACCTCAATTTCCATTGCGCTGATGGCAGTATATTTTGGTTTTAGCTATTTAGGCGAGCTTGATTTCGGTTCCTATGGCACACCAATTAGCTTGTTTATTGGCTTTTTCTGTTTAATTCTTGCCCCTGAGTTTTATCAACCTTTGCGTGATCTCGGCACTTATTACCACGACCGTGCCGCTGCCATTGGCGCAGCTGATGCAATTGTTGAATTTTTAGAACAGCCAATTTTAAATGAGGTAAAAACAAAGCAAAATGACTCTTTAAATGAAGCCTTGATAAATGAAAATATCGCAATCCACGCCCAAGATCTGGTGGTGTTATCGCCACAAGGCAAACCACTCACCCAAGCCCTTAATTTTCATTTGCCCGCTCAAAGCCATACAGCACTGGTAGGGCAAAGTGGCGCAGGAAAAACCTCATTAATCAATGCGTTACTCGGTTTTTTAGACTATCAAGGTAGTCTAAAAATTAATGGCATTGAGCTTAATCAAATCAATAAAACCCAATGGCGGAACAGGATCGCTTGGGTAGGGCAAAACCCTTTATTATTGCAAGGCACAATCCGTGAAAACTTGCTGTTAGGCGATATTAAAGCCAGTGATGAGGAAATTCAACACGCCTTAGCACAAGCCCAAGCTTCCGTATTTACCGATAAATTAGGGTTAGATGCAGTAATCAAAGAAGGTGGTATTGGGCTTTCTGTCGGGCAAGCACAGCGTTTAGCCATTGCCCGCGCTTTATTACGGCATCGCCGTTTATTGCTCCTTGATGAACCCACAGCGAGCCTTGATGCACAATCAGAAAATCTGGTGCTTTCAGCTTTACAAAAAATTAGTCCTGAACAAACGACCTTGATGATCACCCATCGTATTGAAGATTTGAAACAATGCGATCATATTTTGGTTATGCAGAAAGGACAAATCATTCAGCAAGGTCGCTTTGAACAATTACAAAATGAAGGATTTTTTGCTGAACTTCTTACCCAGCGTAAAGAGGATATTAATTAA
- the rnd gene encoding ribonuclease D, producing MSAIKKEIKNPPHFQIITSTLALEEVCQRAREKSYVALDTEFIRTRTFYPKLGLIQLYDGEKVSLIDPLVIDDFSAFITLLADINVIKILHASKEDLEIFYHYFKQLPTPLIDTQVVSQFLGFGHSMGFASLIYHYFQLELDKGASRTDWLARPLSDVQLRYAAADVWYLLPLYEKMQQHLLQTPWQSAVQNECELLLEKISKPRDPERAYFDIPNAWKLNEQALMALKLLAKWRLEEAIKRDVALNFIVKSEHLWLVAKHLPKHTSALLDLGLLPMEVRVNGKKMLQLVEKAKRSPKEAYPSPIVRLVDEPRYRAGLKMLQQKLNEITPAELPIETISSKRGLEGLMKWCWIKHQDPNDLPDLLKGWRKEFGEMLLKSLQSF from the coding sequence ATGTCAGCAATAAAAAAAGAAATCAAAAATCCACCGCACTTTCAAATAATTACTTCAACATTGGCATTGGAGGAAGTTTGCCAACGCGCGAGAGAAAAATCTTACGTTGCATTGGACACCGAATTTATTCGTACCAGAACTTTTTATCCAAAGTTGGGGTTGATCCAACTTTATGATGGTGAGAAGGTAAGTCTGATCGATCCTTTAGTCATTGATGATTTTTCCGCTTTTATTACGTTGCTTGCAGATATCAATGTCATTAAAATTCTACACGCGAGTAAAGAAGATCTTGAGATTTTTTACCACTATTTCAAACAGTTACCTACACCATTAATCGACACACAGGTTGTAAGTCAATTTTTAGGTTTTGGTCATTCTATGGGATTTGCCAGTTTAATCTATCATTATTTTCAGTTAGAGCTAGATAAAGGCGCTTCACGCACAGATTGGCTCGCACGCCCATTATCCGATGTCCAATTACGCTATGCAGCAGCTGATGTTTGGTATCTCCTTCCTCTATATGAAAAAATGCAACAACATTTATTGCAAACACCGTGGCAAAGTGCGGTACAAAATGAATGTGAATTATTGTTAGAAAAAATTAGCAAACCAAGAGATCCTGAACGTGCTTATTTTGATATTCCCAATGCGTGGAAATTAAATGAACAAGCTTTAATGGCGTTAAAACTTCTTGCAAAATGGCGTTTAGAAGAAGCCATTAAACGTGATGTGGCGTTAAATTTTATTGTAAAAAGTGAACATTTGTGGCTTGTGGCGAAACATCTTCCTAAGCATACTTCGGCATTACTTGATTTAGGATTATTGCCGATGGAAGTGCGAGTGAATGGTAAAAAAATGTTACAGCTTGTTGAGAAAGCAAAACGCTCGCCTAAAGAAGCGTATCCCTCCCCCATTGTTCGTTTGGTTGATGAACCACGCTATCGCGCTGGATTAAAAATGTTGCAGCAAAAATTAAACGAAATCACGCCAGCGGAGTTGCCTATAGAGACTATTTCAAGTAAACGAGGATTAGAAGGTTTAATGAAATGGTGCTGGATAAAACACCAAGATCCGAATGATTTACCTGATTTATTAAAAGGATGGCGTAAAGAATTTGGTGAAATGTTGCTCAAATCTTTACAAAGTTTTTAA
- the trxB gene encoding thioredoxin-disulfide reductase, which translates to MSEMKHCKLLILGSGPAGYTAAIYAARANLSPVLVTGLQQGGQLTTTTEIENWPGDFGDTTGPELMQRMLQHAEKFDTEIIFDHINRVDLSSRPFKLYGDVQSFSCDALIIATGASARYIGLPSEEAFKGRGVSACATCDGFFYRNKPVAVIGGGNTAVEEALYLANIASEVHLVHRRDSFRAEKILVDRLYKKVEEGKIILHTHRTLDEVLGDNMGVTGIRLKDTQTDETEELKLDGMFVAIGHAPNTEIFAGQLELNNGYIVVKSGLEGNATATSVEGVFAAGDVMDHNYRQAITSAGTGCMAALDAERFLDSQE; encoded by the coding sequence ATGTCAGAAATGAAACATTGCAAACTGTTAATTTTAGGTTCAGGGCCTGCAGGCTATACCGCCGCCATTTATGCGGCTCGTGCAAACTTAAGCCCTGTCTTGGTAACCGGCTTACAACAAGGTGGACAGCTTACCACCACGACAGAAATCGAAAATTGGCCGGGTGATTTTGGCGATACCACCGGCCCAGAATTAATGCAAAGAATGTTGCAACACGCGGAGAAATTCGATACTGAGATTATTTTCGATCACATTAATCGTGTTGATCTTTCTTCTCGTCCATTTAAACTTTATGGCGATGTGCAAAGTTTCAGTTGTGATGCGTTAATCATCGCAACAGGCGCTTCTGCGCGTTATATCGGTTTACCCTCTGAAGAAGCATTTAAAGGCCGCGGGGTTTCCGCTTGTGCCACTTGTGATGGTTTTTTCTATCGTAACAAGCCTGTTGCGGTTATTGGTGGAGGCAACACCGCGGTGGAAGAAGCTCTTTACTTGGCCAATATTGCCTCTGAAGTGCATTTAGTACATCGCCGTGATAGCTTTCGAGCGGAAAAAATCTTAGTTGATCGTCTGTACAAAAAAGTGGAAGAAGGAAAAATTATTCTGCATACCCACCGCACATTAGATGAAGTATTAGGCGACAATATGGGAGTAACAGGCATTCGTTTAAAAGATACCCAAACAGATGAAACCGAAGAACTCAAATTAGACGGTATGTTTGTGGCGATTGGCCACGCCCCAAATACCGAGATTTTTGCCGGTCAGCTAGAATTAAATAATGGCTATATTGTGGTGAAATCTGGCTTGGAAGGCAATGCCACTGCCACTTCGGTTGAAGGCGTATTTGCAGCAGGTGATGTGATGGATCATAATTACCGCCAAGCCATTACTTCTGCGGGTACCGGTTGTATGGCTGCCTTAGATGCAGAACGTTTCTTGGACAGCCAAGAATAA
- the cydC gene encoding heme ABC transporter ATP-binding protein/permease CydC encodes MRTLLPFLRLFKHAKFVLFLGLILMITGLAASIGLLTVSGWFLAATALAGIGTLFNFFYPSASVRGLAIGRTVARYFEKIVTHDATFRILAKLRVQVFQKIIPLSPAVLNRYRNSDLLNRLVADVDTLDSLYLRLLAPFITAFVVIGLLTVGLSFFNLSLALFFATVLITLALLVPTIFYYLGKTFGHKLTRARATYRTRFVEYIQSQAELLLFNAEKPLKQKLDETEQQWQGFQQKEANLSGFSTALMLLANGILLTLTLWFAANADFGNDRYSPAIIALFALAALAAFEILMPLGSAFLHIGQIIASAERVTEITEQTPLVQFSGEKTVEKHTALDLSIQQVNFTYPERQDPALENITLTIPQGQKVAILGKTGSGKSTLLQLLVRNYDPNQGNIFLANQPITDYTERHLREQMCFLTQRVHVFSDTLRNNLQLANQHPLQDTTMIEVLNQVGLGKLVEQEQGLDLWLGDGGRPLSGGEQRRLGLARILLNQAPILLLDEPTEGLDRETERQILRLILTHCQNKTLIMVTHRLTAIEQFDHLCIIDEGKLIEQGNYQTLMAKENGFFKQLVERI; translated from the coding sequence ATGCGTACACTTTTACCATTTTTACGTTTATTTAAGCACGCCAAATTTGTCTTATTTTTAGGCTTAATCCTGATGATCACAGGACTTGCCGCCAGCATTGGCTTATTAACGGTTTCAGGCTGGTTTTTGGCAGCCACCGCATTGGCTGGCATTGGTACATTATTTAATTTTTTCTATCCGTCCGCTAGTGTCCGAGGCTTAGCGATTGGTCGCACTGTCGCCCGTTATTTTGAAAAAATCGTTACCCACGACGCTACATTTAGAATCCTTGCCAAATTACGTGTGCAAGTATTTCAAAAGATCATCCCTCTTAGCCCAGCTGTACTAAATCGCTATCGCAACAGTGATTTGTTAAACCGTTTAGTGGCAGATGTAGATACCTTGGATAGCCTTTATCTTCGCCTACTCGCCCCTTTTATCACCGCTTTTGTGGTGATTGGCTTGCTCACTGTGGGACTGAGCTTTTTTAACCTCTCACTTGCGCTATTTTTTGCCACTGTTCTCATCACACTGGCTCTGCTTGTGCCAACCATTTTTTATTATTTAGGGAAAACATTTGGGCATAAACTCACTCGCGCACGCGCGACTTACCGCACGCGATTTGTGGAATATATCCAATCTCAAGCGGAATTATTGCTGTTTAATGCAGAAAAACCACTCAAACAAAAGCTAGATGAAACAGAACAACAGTGGCAAGGTTTTCAACAGAAAGAAGCAAATTTAAGCGGATTTTCCACCGCACTTATGCTTTTGGCGAATGGGATTTTGCTTACCCTTACCTTATGGTTTGCCGCTAATGCTGATTTTGGCAATGACCGATATAGTCCTGCAATTATTGCTTTATTTGCCCTTGCTGCCCTGGCAGCTTTTGAGATTTTAATGCCTTTGGGTTCTGCATTTTTGCATATAGGGCAAATTATCGCTTCTGCTGAACGCGTTACTGAGATCACCGAACAAACGCCACTGGTGCAATTTAGTGGAGAAAAAACGGTGGAAAAACACACCGCACTTGATCTGTCTATTCAGCAAGTGAATTTCACCTATCCTGAACGCCAAGACCCTGCGCTAGAAAACATCACGCTAACTATTCCACAAGGGCAAAAAGTGGCTATTCTGGGTAAAACCGGCAGTGGTAAATCTACCCTGTTACAGCTTCTGGTGCGTAATTATGATCCGAATCAAGGGAATATTTTTCTCGCCAATCAACCTATCACAGACTACACAGAGCGCCATTTACGTGAACAAATGTGCTTTCTCACCCAACGTGTACACGTTTTTAGTGATACCTTACGCAATAATCTTCAATTGGCGAATCAACACCCCCTGCAAGATACCACAATGATTGAAGTGCTAAACCAAGTGGGCTTAGGCAAATTAGTCGAGCAAGAACAAGGTTTAGATCTCTGGCTAGGTGATGGAGGGCGTCCTCTTTCTGGCGGAGAACAGCGTCGCTTAGGCTTAGCGCGTATTTTGCTCAATCAAGCCCCTATTCTATTACTTGATGAGCCAACAGAAGGGTTAGATCGTGAAACAGAACGTCAAATTCTGCGCTTAATCCTAACCCATTGCCAAAATAAAACCTTGATTATGGTAACCCATCGTCTTACTGCTATTGAGCAGTTTGATCATCTTTGCATTATAGATGAAGGAAAATTAATTGAACAAGGCAATTATCAAACCTTAATGGCAAAAGAAAACGGCTTTTTCAAACAATTAGTGGAAAGAATTTAA
- the fadD gene encoding long-chain-fatty-acid--CoA ligase FadD, which produces MEKPWFINYPEGAERELDTSAYENILDMFDKAVREHPDRAAYINMGQVLTFRKLEERSRAFAAYLQNELKLQQGDPVALMMPNLLQYPIALFGILRAGMIVVNVNPLYTPRELEHQLQDSGAKAIVVVSNFASTLEKVVFNTAVKHVILTRMGDQLSFGKRTLVNFVVKYIKKLVPKYKLPHAVTFREVLAVGKYRQYVRPNLTRNDLAFLQYTGGTTGVAKGAMLSHHNIITNVFQAKWIAYPFVGDHTRERKAILALPLYHVFALTVNCLLFIELGVTAILITNPRDIEGFVKELKKHRFVAITGVNTLFNALLNNENFKEIDFSQLKLSVGGGMAIQQSVATRWHETTGCSIIEGYGMTECSPLIAACPINVVKHNGTIGVPVPNTDIKIIKDNGEQAQLGEPGELWVKGDQVMQGYWKRPEATAEVLKDGWLATGDIVVMDDSYSLRIVDRKKDMIIVSGFNVYPNEIEDVIMLNYKVAEVVAIGVPHEVSGETIKVFVVKKDESLTRDELRQHCRQHLTGYKIPKDIEFRDELPKSNVGKILRRVLRDEELAKRPSH; this is translated from the coding sequence ATGGAAAAGCCTTGGTTTATCAATTATCCAGAGGGGGCAGAAAGGGAACTGGATACCTCCGCTTATGAAAACATCTTAGATATGTTTGATAAAGCCGTGAGAGAACATCCTGATCGTGCCGCTTATATTAATATGGGGCAAGTGCTGACCTTTCGTAAATTAGAAGAGCGTAGCCGTGCCTTTGCTGCTTATTTACAAAATGAATTGAAGTTACAACAAGGCGATCCCGTGGCGTTAATGATGCCTAATTTATTGCAGTATCCTATTGCCTTATTCGGCATACTACGCGCGGGAATGATTGTCGTCAATGTGAATCCGCTTTACACCCCAAGAGAACTTGAACATCAGCTGCAAGACAGCGGTGCCAAAGCCATTGTGGTGGTATCGAATTTTGCCTCAACCCTTGAAAAAGTGGTGTTCAATACCGCGGTTAAACACGTTATTTTAACCCGAATGGGCGATCAGCTTTCTTTTGGCAAACGAACATTGGTGAATTTTGTGGTGAAATACATTAAAAAGCTCGTGCCAAAATATAAACTTCCTCACGCCGTTACTTTCCGTGAAGTGCTTGCCGTTGGCAAATATCGCCAATATGTTCGCCCTAATTTAACACGCAATGATCTTGCCTTTTTACAATATACAGGGGGAACAACAGGCGTTGCGAAAGGGGCAATGCTTTCTCATCATAATATTATTACCAATGTATTTCAGGCAAAATGGATTGCTTATCCTTTTGTTGGCGATCATACCCGTGAACGAAAAGCGATCTTGGCATTACCGCTGTATCACGTTTTTGCCCTGACGGTGAACTGTTTATTGTTTATTGAATTGGGTGTTACAGCAATTCTGATCACCAATCCACGTGATATTGAAGGTTTTGTAAAAGAGCTGAAAAAACATCGCTTTGTGGCGATTACAGGGGTGAACACCTTATTTAATGCCTTATTAAATAATGAGAATTTCAAAGAAATTGATTTTTCACAACTTAAACTTTCTGTGGGTGGCGGAATGGCAATTCAGCAATCTGTCGCAACACGTTGGCACGAAACCACAGGTTGTAGCATTATTGAAGGTTATGGTATGACAGAATGTTCACCACTGATTGCTGCTTGCCCAATAAATGTGGTGAAACACAATGGCACTATTGGGGTTCCTGTTCCCAATACGGACATTAAAATTATCAAAGACAATGGCGAACAAGCGCAACTTGGCGAGCCGGGTGAGCTTTGGGTGAAAGGTGATCAAGTGATGCAAGGTTATTGGAAACGCCCAGAAGCAACCGCTGAAGTACTGAAAGATGGCTGGCTTGCAACGGGAGATATTGTGGTGATGGACGACTCTTACAGCTTGCGTATTGTCGATCGTAAAAAAGATATGATCATCGTTTCGGGATTTAATGTCTATCCAAACGAAATTGAAGATGTGATTATGCTCAATTATAAAGTCGCGGAAGTGGTTGCAATTGGCGTGCCACACGAAGTATCAGGCGAAACAATTAAGGTGTTTGTGGTGAAAAAAGATGAAAGCCTCACACGTGATGAGCTACGCCAACATTGCAGACAGCATCTTACAGGATATAAAATCCCGAAAGATATTGAGTTTAGAGATGAGTTACCGAAATCCAATGTTGGTAAAATTCTCCGCCGTGTGTTACGCGATGAAGAATTAGCGAAGCGTCCATCGCATTAA